Genomic DNA from Gossypium hirsutum isolate 1008001.06 chromosome A01, Gossypium_hirsutum_v2.1, whole genome shotgun sequence:
AGTTTAAATGAATGACGTTGTAAAGAGGTACCTAAATGCTTTTTACAATAttcaaggattttttttttttgcttcaaattattttaaaagccaacACAAAATTCTTATATGATGTTAATATATAATAGGGGTataatgaatatgatatgatactTGTTAATAGttctaatatatttaattatttatatttttactagcgtaaattacattagtagtcattcaattatatataatattattaggTTACtcaatatttttagatttttgggTGTTTGATAGTCGGCTAGTGACAAAAAAGGACAATTCAATGGATggataattattttgtaattttttatagttggGTGACCAGAAAATTACTAGGTGATATTTTGTAACTTTCTataattgagattgaaaatgaaaaaaagctATAGTTGGTTGATCAGTTTAGTTTACCTTTTAAGCTATCGACGAAGTTATATCGGCCGTTCATCGGGGTTCAAACTCAGTTGAgaagtaattaaaaaattgtgttttttataaagttatactATCTTTATATGAAGTTAAAGAAACTCGCACGGGATGAGATTTTCTAACGAGTATGCCAAAATTTAGCCCTATATATTTTCATGCAATTGAGATTGAAATTGTCAATTTGGACACTCATGGACTTGTATCTTTTTCCAATTTAATTAGAAACTTTTTACCAACTGTTTATGtatcttttaatatttaatgCGCAAACGATTAACTTCacaaatgtgaaatttaataatgatattatACTGTTATTATTTTAAGATATGAACTAAGCATATCGTAACAAATGAAAgtcaaaattaagtttttttctgCTATCTTCTTTAATGCAAGACTGATTTTGATTATTATGAATATAagctaaatttaatttaattataaaaaatacaatttgaACTACTAAACAAGTAACTCAAATTTGCTAGCAAACCTAAGTGAAATGAACTTTAAACCACCTAATCATAAAAATAATCTATTCAGATGACTCGAttaaagaaatgataaaatatataagccaATTGACCTGATTCATTGGTCTGCTGACCTAACCGGTTTGCTACTCTGACTGTAGAATTGATCCgaattaaactttattaaaaTTTCCAAAAGGTAAAACATAGTAATTTGTTTAGCCGGTTCAATATCATTCTCTGGACGGATAACCTGCTGATTCTCGATCCAGCTGGTCCGATTCAAATTTCCTTGCTTGACTTATCCAATTGctacaattaatatatattccttttttttctttaatctgcaTCAACATTACCTCATAAAAGaagcctttttttcttcttctcattttGGAGTTAAAAAGTAGGAAAAGAAATACAGTAAAAAGAACCCAAATGAAATACACAGAATTGCCATTTAAATTATGGagcaaaacccaaaaaaaagCTTCCGAGGATTTAGAAtctgtaaagaaaaaaaaaagctacaGTCAGATCCTTAAGATCTGCCCCTGATCTCAACCTTTTCGGCATGAATACGGTACAAATAGTTGACTTCTATtctggattttttttttctcCGATACATTTTTTCTTTTCGAAATAACATCCATGCTCGAAAAATCTAACTAAAGGCATAACAAGAACCATATCAAACCTGAATGATCTGAACTCCGTGAAAATATTGGAGTTTTTCCTTCTTCATGCACGATCGTTGCTTACATGGTTTGGAACTTCTCCTTGACTATCCAGAGGCATGTATTGTGCCATTATAGCTCTGATTTCGGAATCCATGTATGACTGCATATGTAATAAATCAAGTGAATATTAGGGAGAAAGGCCCATATATACTTGAAATacaaataatacatataatatagaAGAAAATCCAAACGGATAGTTCAAGTTTGGCTCGCCGTAAAACCCTCAAGTCCAGGCACTTTGATTGAAACCCATGTAtgcttaaaatataaataatatatatacacacacataataTAGAAGGAAATTCGAATCGATAGTTCAGGTTTGGCTTGCCGATCAAAACCGTCAAGACCAGGCATTTCGATAGAAACCCAAGACTTCAGTAAGAAAAGTAGCTTTCTTAACCAACCAATATGCAGTCCAAACTTCATATTGCAGCCTTATCTTATAATGTAATGCAACAACTTACCCTTAATCGATATTTGTAAACAAGATAAGCACCACCACCAGCCATTGCCAAGCCGATCAAAATGACCCACATAGCAGCCCATGCTGATCGTACTTCAGTACCGCTCTTACCTGAGATAGAACATGGAATCGATATAAAAACATTAATCATAAGTCATATATTCTGAAGAAAATATGTTGTAGCAAATTGAAGATCCTCCAACTCACTTATGCAGGTATCATGGTCCCTGATATACAAAAGATCTCCATTGCAAGTGCACTCGTAGCTTCCCCAAGTATTTTTGCAGCTACATTCAGGGCACTGGCAGGCTCTCTTCTCCTTGCATTCATCAATATCTGCATGATGGATAAGgcagaaacatataatttaatataacattCCTATAATACTTGGTTGAAAATGTTGGATACGACTCATTATGAGTATGCATTCTCATACGCATATCCAGAAATGTAGGATCCTTAAAGGGTCATATCCCCAAACTCATATTGAAAAATGTGCAAGGGAAGTGCTGGGTATggatacttcaagaaaaatgaaaagtccAAACAACATAGGAACATTCAACAAACTCAAGTTTCATGCAAGTTTCTTCATTTTAAGAAAGAAGTGGAGTCAATATGTCCCGTAGCGGATAGATCCCAATTCAATCTAGTTTGAGATCCTAATCACAGCATGAAACATACATGTGTGTTTGTGTGTATCCATTCATTCAAAACTCACCTTCACAACTTTTGACACCGTCACCTTTAAACCCTGGAGGACACTGGCATTTAACATCTCCGTTATCCTGTTCAGAGCATTGATCAGAACATAAACTTACTTTCACAAGGAAGAATAAACAAAAAATGGAGGAGCTTGTAAAAAATAAAGATAGCAGCTTACCAAACAAGCAGAGTATGCACGCCCATTCCGTGACTCATGCCAACAACCTCCATTATTGATCTTGCACCTTCCAGGCCCACCAGCTGAATGGCAAGAGTAATAGAATGAGTGAACATACAAATCTATGTTAGacatattcaaaatttttcaagATGTAAATGTATTTTGAGAGTCCTTGGATGATCATATCCCAATATGGATGTTTCGATATATATCGGACAGGGTTACAAAGTCCTTTCTCAAGAAGAAAGTTTTAGTgcccttatcacacatatgcaaaACATAATAGTCAATGAGCGGCTTCAAATCAAGACATAAGTcaaaaaaacaaatcaaacttTTCTCACAAATCAaacttttctaagtttttctatatatttggaTGGTCCTTAGACGGCCATAGCCCTATACCCATGTCCAAATATGTGTCGGACACGGATGTTAGATAGGCTACATGAATCCTATAATGCCATGCATCCTATTACGCCCATATCATAAGACATGAATCACAAATGAACATTAAATCTGTAACTTCATATTTTAAACATTAACTTTGAAGAAAACACTTAATCCGTGCAAATAAAATCTTGATTCTCACGTTCACAGTGACTGTATCCATCTCCTTTGAATTGCATGCCATCAACCAAGGGACATTCACAAACTCTTCCTCGAAATGTATCCTAAGAAGCAAATCAATATATTCAAATAAGCTCATGGAGTAGAGAACCTCCATCAAATATGTTTTGATTCATACCCTGCAGGCTGTGAGATTTGCTGCTTTATCTTGCCAACAACCACCATTATTTTCCAAGCATTCATTTGTCTCCACATCTGCGAAAAAAGTAACCGCTATCACTAGTGTTTCAAATAACAACTGGACGGTAAGTTGAAACACTACACTGGATTTCTAAAAGCCTAGCTCTGGCCTATGTTACTTAGTGTGAGAGTCGGATAAGGCCATATGCTAACATGGATATGTACAAGTTGTTCTTAGCTTTTCCTGTATTCAGAATGTCTTTGGAGGGTCATATCCCCATACTCGTATATGAAAACGTGTCAGACATGGGTACTCAAGAGAGGTAAAGAGTCAGCACCCCTAAGTGGAACCAGACTAAAATACTTctcttgcaagaaaaataaaacacgaCAAACTCACCACCACTCAAACAAACAGCTGGTTCAGTAGTCTCCTCGAAGCCGGCACATATGGCCTTCAAAACAGCACCTTTGGCCAGCTTTCCTGCATGCAGATATGTTAAGACACGGAAACCACCCTAAATTTTATCTGGGAAATACAGGGATAAATATAAACCTCGATATTGGCGATTGTTGACAACAAGTGTAGGCAATATGGTAACATCTCCTCTAGATCCTTTCCCCACCTATGAAAATGTTTCTATTAAATAGCTTCAAAAAGGTCAAAGAAGACAACGAATTGGAAAAAGAGTAGTAAAACATAAAATATCTAAGTCTGAGAGGATTACTTGAGCATCTTGTTCTTCTTTCAGAACAGGATTCTCCATATCAGCATCTGGATCTCCCATACACTTTTCAATCCTTTTAGCATCAAGCCCTGAATggatgacaaaagaatatcatCAATTTATTACTAGTTTCCAGCAAGATTTTGATAGTTGACTGTGCCATGAATATTAACAGAAATTTTAAGATAAACCAAGGATTCTTCCAATTAACTATTTACCAAGAGATTTGATAACACCATCTGCACATTCCTTGTTATATTTTTTCTCCTTCATGGGGCATCTTATTTGAAAATCAGTCACATAATCCCACCACACCCAGGGCCTATTGGTCTCATTTGCCACTTTGAAAACGCAAAGCTGCCTTAAGTTCTCAATAACTACATCTTTCCCTTCATAACCTGAGCTAAAATCTTGTTCAGGATCCGGGGCACAGTATCTTCCGTGGTTGATGCATTGAGATTTGCACTGTCGGCTTAGGGTGAAAGCTTGAGGGCAGTACCAAGTTATATAATGGGGTGTGAACTGCGTATAGCCACCTTTTTCGAGTATCTGAGCAGCACCCTTGAAATCCTTCACAAATGCCATCAGCATATCACATTTAACTCCACATTCATCATTGCTGTTGGTCCATAACTCGTACTCGACACGATCATCAGGGTGTGGAACAGCCTCTCGCCAATCGAGATTAACATTGACCATATCCCCACCACTGATAGCTTTCTTTAGAGTTTCACCAAAAGTTTTCTCGATAAGGGCAGATGGAATTGTTATATTTTCAATGTATTTGGCAGATGAACTGTCCTCTTCAGGATTGTCCATGGTTATTAATGCTTCTTCAATATCATCCGCAACAAGCACTGCAGAAGCACCTGCTTGCTGTACATTCCAAACCTTTAAAGCAAAGAAGCAATCtggaaaaataataagaaaaaaggCGCTAAATGCAGTTTCTGCAAATATATTTatcaaaaactaaagaaaaattacATCTAAGACCATAACTCAATCAAGGACAATAAGCAAATTTTACAACCTTAGCAGCAACTGGCGTCCGTATATAGGCAACACTTCAGATTTTTCTCATCTCTTTAACAGTGTAATCACATTATAGTAATGTAACTGAATTATCTAATCCGGAAGTAACTATAAGCCATTACTACCTACTGCTTAGATCAACCAGCATTTTGAACCTCATTTTTATCACCATACATCTGTTTGAGAACCAAACAAACTCAAATCATACACTCTAAATCTATGTTCACTCGGACTCGGGTATGAGTTTCAAATATAGGCACATGTTTGACACGgatatgtttgtttttgttttacatGTATCTGGAGGATCTTTCACAAGTCGTGTGTCCCCATATGCATGTTCGAATATTGAGTCTAAAACGGGTACTTCAAACGGATATCTAGAGGATCATTAACAGCGTAATCGCATTGTAGTAATGTAACTGAATTATCTAATCTGGAAGTAACTATAAACCATTACTACGAAATGCTTAGATCACCATTATGTTGAAACTCATTTTTATTATCATACATCTGTTTAAGAACCAACCAAACTCAAAGCATACACTCTAAACTTATGTCCACTTGGACTCGGGTATGAGTTTCAAATACAGGTATGTGTTTGACACGgatatattcaaatttttttcatgtaCCTAGAAGGATCTTTGAAAAATCATATCACCGTACACATGTTCGGATATTGAGTCTAAAACTGGTACTTAAAGCAAAACCAAGAATCAGAGAAACTTAGCTCTACTTTTGTAGACACCTCTTAAGGCTATATCCCTATGAGAGGGAAATGAAGCTAAAAAAATGGACCTAATTTCAGAAAACAACTAGTAAGAGAAAAAGACGTCCGTCCAAACAACTTAAAGCAAAGCCGAAaacaagtaaattaataaataaatgaatgaataaatatataaataatgataatgaaaTCAATGGAAACTGATAaacctaaatttatttaaatgaataagagttaaaaaataattaacataaatCCAAGTAGATGAAAAAACCAAATCAATTAACCCTCAAATCCCAAACTAACAAATAAATTATTGCCCCATAAATAAACCAAATCCAGCAAATTGAACTTTAAACCTAATATTAAAAATTCCCCAATTTGGAATTACTCAAATTAGATAAAACAACACAAAAATTCCTCATCGGTCAACCCTACAACAAACAAATTATAGCTCAAATAAACAAAATCACAGATTACTTTTTCTTATAAGGcgaaaaaattgaagaaaaaaaagggtaCCTCCACGATCGACCAAAACAAAGGTAGGAAGAGAACCAGGCTTGGATTTAAACGAAATCCCAAAGTCATCaaagcttttacaagctttctgGTTTTCTTTAGGGTAAACCACAACACCAGCCATGCTTCCACCATATTGAGGTATCCCAAAGTTCCCAATCGCACTATCATGGGTTCCTTTAATCTTCTCCGGCGATGTTACCGTCAAGCTGTTCTTTTCCACCACGAATCTCGCGTAACAATTGCTTAtcaaagataataacataaaccCTTGAAGAAGATGATGCTGGAGTGTTCGTAGCTCCATATCTTTACTTtgggtttttttgtttttggatttgGATTGGATCAGTTTTAAGGACGATActggtgaagaagatgaagatcGTGTATGAAAAACATGTAAAATTAAAtgggttttttaaaaataaaaatagtgaaaatggccattaaatattaaatcaaaagtcGAAATCTTTGATCTTTTAAACaaacatttttatgttttaaatgattttagaACACAGCTTGTGAAATTTTGACACGCTACGAATAAAAAATCTTAGTCATTCATAGACGTAGCTCGTTGTAAATTGCACTAGAGGCTCCTAAACTATGACTTATTTTAAATTGGtcgttaaattttaaaatattttaattacatcctTAAACTTTTAAGATTATGTTAATTAAGTCCTTATGATACTAAAACCATTAAGTTCGTTGTTAAGTAACATACCAGATcctatgtgacataatttaaattttaaaaagtaaagtgTCATTTTACTTAATAGTGAATTTAACAAGTTTAGTAatgaaaggacttaattgacataaccttgaaaatttggagatgtaattaaaatattttaaaatttgaaacctATTGAAAATGAGAATCATAGTTTGGGGATCTTTGATGCAATTGACTCTCGTTGTAATTAAGTGCTTATGGGTTGGGTCTAGAGGTGTTTATCTTTGAGCGACCCGTAAGTTGGTTTGGTTCAAAAGACATCGACCTTCTTTTCTCTCTATCCAAGACAATAGATGTTTTCAATTAGCTCGAGTTTTTGGgataatttatatgaattattgTTGAGGTTTCTTGCAGCCAATTTGTACTTGTGCCTCATTTAATATATGGGTTCAAacatcatccattatgaaatctTTAATTCTTTTGGTATAATGACTTATTTAGTTATCCAATTTTACAAAATGACTTcaaccttttatttaattttttgtcttttttaacctttaaacttgCACTTAAtatcaaattacccaaaactaaATGGAAAGTTAACGAAAACCTGGCATCCACATAAGTGtcacatcaataattaattattttttaattaaaaaataaaaacccactattaaaaattaatataaatataaaaaaacaaatattaaatttaattaatttggatTTTTTAGGTGATACGATCCGGTTTTAtccaaagaaataaataaaatctaacaATTGCTCATAGATTTAGAAtgaagattatttaaaaaaaaactggtGGTCTAGTTGATTGGTTTCTCATCCAAAGATTAATTATTTGGATGCAAATATCGGCTATAATACAGATACATTTAATTTTgtatataaaatatcatatatttattaatttaaatttaaaattaaccctcaaattataccatatttttctttagaaacctatttttattttcagcatCTTAAAAACAATTCCCTCTCATTTTATCCTTAAAATACAATACCAACCAATAAAAAACAGacgaaattgaataatttatctGCCTACTTTTGACCctaaaaaaaacacttttgagaCCAATTTTGTAATCAAGCATTCTAGTTACTCTAGAACAATTAAGAAATGGCAAACTGCCTGGTAGTCCCCTCTATTATAAAGATTGGATCAAATTAATTCTTCTGatattaaatgaatcaatttaacccctatacaattaaaaagaatcaaataaggtgAAATTTCAACAAAGTTACGTCTTTGACAAggttaatattttgaaatttttagggGTTTTGCAAATAAAATCCTTTGTTTAGAGTTGAACTAGAAacgaataaaaattaatttttcatgtaatttttcaaacactaaatgttaactttattacaatttgacattatttgattctttttaataattcaagacaaaatcaatctatttaataataaatggactaatttgattcagTTCATATAACAGAGGGACTTAGCATAGACTTTAAACATTAAGAAATTCTATAGAACAAGAAGGGAACATTTTTAACATACCAAAGGGCAATAAACAAAATTTGCCACTTTTAAGCATACTAGAATTGGGTCATTACACCCTCCAAAAACCAGTCCCTGAACTAATAATGTCACTAAACAAACGCAATAGAACAAACAACAATAATTTAAAACAGATAAATTATTAACATTAAATTAGTACGTGCAAGATTAGTCAACCTCCATACCAGAAATGCCTTCCTCTAGAATCTTTTGAAGTTCCTTCACTCTTTGCCGTGTTAATGCAATGCAGTCCTGCATCCACGGGAAAGTTATTTTCATATCAAGCTTTTGGTCCATTAGTTCAGCACAAGTTTAagggttaatataatttttagctcCCGAACTTTGCAATTAGGTTTGGCCCATGTTAGTTTTGGAACTTGGCAACTTTTTCCATTTTGGTCATTGCAAGTTGATTTTCATTGAAGTGTGATAATGAGACACTCGGATATTGTATGAAGAAGTGGCACAATCTTAGAGTGTTATGCTCGGACCTTAATGGAACCCAAGACTAATGTGGATAAAAAAAAGTGTAGATACTAAAGTGGACTTAATTGCAAAGTTGAGGGGTAAAAATTACATTACccataattttaacaatataattTCAAGGGTTAATGTAATTTTTAGTTCCAGAACTTGGCAACTAAGTTGACtttggtattttaatttttttttgtccactTAGTCCTAGAACTTGcaacttttatcaatttggtccttcAACTTGAATTTCGTTAAAAGTGTGATGACATGGTGCTCTGAGATTGTGCCACATAATcacctaaaatatatataattgggaAAAGCTGACATGGTACAATATTAGAGTGTCAAGTCATCACACCTTAATAGAATCAAAGTTCAATGACTAAATTAGGAAAAGCTACCGAGTTATGAgactaataaaaaaaagttaagagTACCAAGTTGGACCTAGTTGTCAAGTTTTAGtgacaaaaattatattaacccTAATTTTACAACAATTTGTATGGCAAACACATCATAAAAAAAAAAGCCTTCAAAGCACCAAAAAGTTCGAACTTAGAACATGAAAACCTATATTTCTATAAACTATTTCCCTTTGGACAAGAAAATGACCTTCGGGCATAATCTTGGAGTCAAGGTGGCTTCTAAAGTTAACGGTGAAAAATACACCATGATAAGAGCACTAAAATGTAAAGCatcataagaaaaataaaataaagtttgaaCTTTGAACATGACAACCTATATTTCTATAAACTATTTAACTTTGGACAAGAACATGACCTTCAGGCCTAATCTTGGAGTCAAGGTGGCTTCAAAAGTTAACGGGGAAAAATACACCATGATGAGAGCACTAAAATGTATTATGCTGCTAAAGCATCATTAAAACCTAAAAAGGGACATCAAGATTCAACTGACCTGGATAGCTGATGTATATGCTAGAACTGTTCCACCTGGTTTATGAAGCGAGACGAGTTGACTAGATGAATCTAAAACCACGGTTACAATTGTGTCCATAATAGATTCTTCCTCGGCAGTAGGATCTGCCAAAATGTAGTTCTTGTGAAGTACACATGTCAATGAAAACGGAACACTGCTcagattaatttttcttttctccttattgACTGGTTCCCTGTCAGATAGTCCTTGTTCCTCTGATAAAACGATCTTTCCATCATCGTTGAGAGATACCACTGGGATTTCCACTGGAATTTTTTTTCGTAAAATAAAAACAGTTAGATTAGACACTCCAAACAAAATCTATTAAATCAATAGTGTAGCTGCAGAGGGAATATCAAGACCAGATAATATAAAGAGGCTTTGCATGGGACAGCAAGCTACGCAAAATTAAAAGGTAAATAGATTACAGCCATAACATATGGTTGACCTTGCTTTGTATCTTATATCATGAAAGTATAAATTGCGGATATTTTGCAACAGGGTTTACCATTGAAGTATGCCCTATAACCAATAAGCTTGGTCAAGATTTATACTACGAATGATGCATACTAATCACTCATCTAATATGAGATTTAGTAATTTTTTGGTTTACCCAAGGAAAAGCTTTAATCATGGATTAGATGAAACCATGTCCCTAAAGCAAATTCTGATCATTGTATTGCCAAGATAGAGCAGTGATGATTTTTGCTGGTACATGAAAATGCGTTTCCTATGTTAAAACTAAAGGAAGTAATTCATGCAAAAACCCCAAGATCATCACTTAAAAGAAGCATGAAAATCAGAATGTCAACCCTGAAATAAAATCAATTTGTATGTTAATGCATCAAGTGGATATAGCTTTTAGTGGTTTATCATAAATTTCTTAAAGATAACAAAGGAAAAGGAGCATTATGTTCCAAGTGTATTTTGTCAACCTATTATGACTCACTCttgataaataaatgaaatgctacttttaatttaatttacaccGAAGGAATCCCTCAAGCAGTCATACATTTTTCTCTTAAAAAGAACAAAGCAATTTTACCATCACAAATTTTCTTTTCCCTCTCATTGTCAATCTTCTTTCTCATGGATGAGGTTGGTTGTTTTTGGCAAGTATTATCATATTTAGTGGCATGGTGAATTGAGGTTATAATGTTTGATGAAAATGAGAGAAACACTTACAATGAGAAAAGGCAGCAACAGCTGAGAGTAATGCAGTGTCAAAAAGAGCACCATCAGCATCCAAACAGTATATGTCCTGAAAAAACAGAATACTATGTTACTTCCATATTCAAGGAGATCAAAGGCACTATGGTATTACTTGAATTTCCATATCAACTTGCATGAACACTAGATGGCTTATGTTCGAACTCTTACACAATTTGAAAGTCCTAAGACAGATAATTAAGACATTTCAAAACCACAATCACGTACCAAATATGCCATCCAAGCAGCTTTTCCACTAACCAAGGACAGTTCCTTCAAATTGATCATGCCAGAGCTGTAATTACACATGACAAGTTGTTTGAGAACCTAACAGAAAGAAAAGGATTCAAAGTGGAACATTTTTGAAACAGAACATTTATAAGTGTAAAGAGATTCAAAAGAAACGAAACCACCAACAAATTTAGATAGAAAAACTGAGCAGTGTGCTTCAGCAAGTAGTAAGAAGCAAGAGGGAGAACTCAAAGTTTCAATATCAAGGCTAAAATATCCAGTTAACCACATCAATAATCATAAGTAAATACAGAGGCGAAAAGGAAGATAATGATTGAATCCACACAAAGATGAGATAACAAATTGCAGGCTTTGCATTCTAAAGAATTACAGCACAGATAAACATCACACGTCACAACTACAAGTAAATTAACAGGCTTAATAGGGTGCATCTCAGCATCAATAAACAATCAAGGATCTAAATTGGCATGCCTTAAAATAGTGTCTGACAATTGCTTTGCCACGACTGGTGCTCCCTCAGCCGGTCTGCCAGGCCTAACAATTGGAGAACAAATTGGAGGCATGTGGAAATCAAtcgctgaaaaagaaaaagaaattatgatAAAATACGAGAGATAAGAGATACGTTTTAAGAAGAGAAAGAGAAACAGGAAAGCATGCAGCTAATGGCAGCAAACCTATACAACCCTCATCCGGTGTTTCCAATGAAGGGGTCATGACCTCCATTTTGATAGCAGCCAACATAGTCTATGCCATGCAAGGAATCAATTATTAAACTCCAAGCTTAATTGCTTGCCAAAGCAAAGCAGTATATGTATTAAGAGAAAGTGACAAACTTACAGTTGAACCAATTTTTGCAAGTGCTGAACCATTAGCAGATGCAACAGCCCCTGGGTATTAAAGGAATCAGATCCAAGTATGGAGAAATATTATGTCACATAAAAGTTTCAGAGTTatatcttttttcttttactaACCAAGGGCAATGGTAGTTTCTCTTGCTCTTCCAAGCGGACGAGCATCAG
This window encodes:
- the LOC107934139 gene encoding vacuolar-sorting receptor 3 isoform X1 codes for the protein MELRTLQHHLLQGFMLLSLISNCYARFVVEKNSLTVTSPEKIKGTHDSAIGNFGIPQYGGSMAGVVVYPKENQKACKSFDDFGISFKSKPGSLPTFVLVDRGDCFFALKVWNVQQAGASAVLVADDIEEALITMDNPEEDSSSAKYIENITIPSALIEKTFGETLKKAISGGDMVNVNLDWREAVPHPDDRVEYELWTNSNDECGVKCDMLMAFVKDFKGAAQILEKGGYTQFTPHYITWYCPQAFTLSRQCKSQCINHGRYCAPDPEQDFSSGYEGKDVVIENLRQLCVFKVANETNRPWVWWDYVTDFQIRCPMKEKKYNKECADGVIKSLGLDAKRIEKCMGDPDADMENPVLKEEQDAQVGKGSRGDVTILPTLVVNNRQYRGKLAKGAVLKAICAGFEETTEPAVCLSGDVETNECLENNGGCWQDKAANLTACRDTFRGRVCECPLVDGMQFKGDGYSHCEPGGPGRCKINNGGCWHESRNGRAYSACLDNGDVKCQCPPGFKGDGVKSCEDIDECKEKRACQCPECSCKNTWGSYECTCNGDLLYIRDHDTCISKSGTEVRSAWAAMWVILIGLAMAGGGAYLVYKYRLRSYMDSEIRAIMAQYMPLDSQGEVPNHVSNDRA
- the LOC107934139 gene encoding vacuolar-sorting receptor 3 isoform X2; this encodes MELRTLQHHLLQGFMLLSLISNCYARFVVEKNSLTVTSPEKIKGTHDSAIGNFGIPQYGGSMAGVVVYPKENQKACKSFDDFGISFKSKPGSLPTFVLVDRGGASAVLVADDIEEALITMDNPEEDSSSAKYIENITIPSALIEKTFGETLKKAISGGDMVNVNLDWREAVPHPDDRVEYELWTNSNDECGVKCDMLMAFVKDFKGAAQILEKGGYTQFTPHYITWYCPQAFTLSRQCKSQCINHGRYCAPDPEQDFSSGYEGKDVVIENLRQLCVFKVANETNRPWVWWDYVTDFQIRCPMKEKKYNKECADGVIKSLGLDAKRIEKCMGDPDADMENPVLKEEQDAQVGKGSRGDVTILPTLVVNNRQYRGKLAKGAVLKAICAGFEETTEPAVCLSGDVETNECLENNGGCWQDKAANLTACRDTFRGRVCECPLVDGMQFKGDGYSHCEPGGPGRCKINNGGCWHESRNGRAYSACLDNGDVKCQCPPGFKGDGVKSCEDIDECKEKRACQCPECSCKNTWGSYECTCNGDLLYIRDHDTCISKSGTEVRSAWAAMWVILIGLAMAGGGAYLVYKYRLRSYMDSEIRAIMAQYMPLDSQGEVPNHVSNDRA
- the LOC107934100 gene encoding exosome complex component RRP43 codes for the protein MGLPNASGDLSTEVEVDAFRRLFPLRFYKKHLLESIRPDARPLGRARETTIALGAVASANGSALAKIGSTTMLAAIKMEVMTPSLETPDEGCIAIDFHMPPICSPIVRPGRPAEGAPVVAKQLSDTILSSGMINLKELSLVSGKAAWMAYLDIYCLDADGALFDTALLSAVAAFSHLEIPVVSLNDDGKIVLSEEQGLSDREPVNKEKRKINLSSVPFSLTCVLHKNYILADPTAEEESIMDTIVTVVLDSSSQLVSLHKPGGTVLAYTSAIQDCIALTRQRVKELQKILEEGISGMEVD